From a region of the Epinephelus fuscoguttatus linkage group LG21, E.fuscoguttatus.final_Chr_v1 genome:
- the LOC125882195 gene encoding cystatin-B-like, which translates to MAKKLGAWSETMDTTEEIQRICGQVKGQVEAFTGENYVVFTAIKYRNQIVAGENFLIKVDVGEDYNHLSIYRKLPCEGGEVVLCGVEQHRTKDYPLVPFTN; encoded by the exons atggccaaaaagctCGGAGCCTGGAGTGAGACAATGGACACCACTGAGGAAATTCAGAGGATTTGTGGACAG gtgaaGGGCCAAGTGGAGGCTTTCACTGGCGAGAACTATGTGGTATTCACAGCAATTAAATACAGGAATCAGATTGTGGCTGGAGAGAACTTCCTCATCAAG GTTGATGTTGGAGAGGACTACAATCATCTGAGCATCTATCGCAAACTTCCATGTGAAGGAGGAGAGGTTGTGCTGTGTGGTGTCGAGCAGCACAGAACCAAAGACTACCCCCTCGTACCTTTCACCAACTGA